A portion of the Gigantopelta aegis isolate Gae_Host chromosome 10, Gae_host_genome, whole genome shotgun sequence genome contains these proteins:
- the LOC121383209 gene encoding serine/threonine kinase-like domain-containing protein STKLD1 isoform X1 has product MENYRLLERLGKGGQGSVYLAENKTDGSKCVLKKVECQDESDANQAFREALALQKLKHPYVCGYKDFFVMWDKEACAMFLCIVMDYYTDGDLRKFISGYQEKREPIDEEIVKRFLGEIMEALIFVHRQGILHRDLKPSNIFINGDGTLCLGDFGVSTIIGDIRTNTRCPPGTTNYMAPEVANEQYDERSDLWSLGCILFELASTFLYNGSTFAELLKSIQNDDEVLEESLEHIAQKFSGDLIKTIRAMLKPNPELRVSPENLVEKLPYVRSCVEISDSSSVEKRKRQLLSKYGCQPLPDTLTPESVLEHMAGTIDFEECVKECLSRLLELFKEQETILMNDNSKRLIALAMSNNMADPSIQTVGCDVLGSLALSAKAGDLLFTPEIITVIPKAMQAHPDNLELQLACVTLLMALSDAKRASVIIGELGGIKLIVNAMRNHSDSAQLVGACCHALWSLTVNEDNMFVASEEKAVVEITTALKLHQLNADVVEAACAAIVPLCLDDSIFKYANDLDLVGTIISALSHHTKVPKVIRNGSMALASLSEPNEECAFRMLAGEESKTETPSGIPVIMKAYELHKDNAEVVEAIVGLFAELAEYDEIKAEMICLHADTKLLLEICKRFKHCKSIVDPCEETLKKLDGGNVTQKAGESFFKQSTK; this is encoded by the exons GCTCTTGCTTTACAGAAGCTTAAACATCCCTATGTTTGTGGCTACAAAGATTTCTTTGTTATGTGGGACAAAGAG GCTTGTGCAATGTTCTTGTGCATCGTGATGGACTACTACACAGATGGAGATCTCAGAAAGTTCATCAGTGGATACCAGGAAAAGCGGGAACCCATTGATGAAGAG ATTGTGAAAAGGTTCTTGGGTGAGATTATGGAGGCATTGATTTTTGTACACAGACAAGGAATTCTTCAcag AGACTTGAAGCCTAGTAATATCTTCATCAACGGTGACGGGACGTTGTGTTTGGGAGATTTTGGGGTGTCCACCATTATAGGAGACATCAGAACAAACACCAGATGTCCTCCTG GTACAACTAACTACATGGCCCCCGAGGTTGCTAACGAGCAATACGATGAGCGGAGTGATTTGTGGTCGCTGGGCTGCATCCTGTTTGAGCTGGCCAGCACTTTCCTGTACAATGGATCGACATTTGCCGAGCTGCTCAAGTCCATTCAGAATGACGACGAAGTCCTGGAGGAGTCCCTCGAGCATATTGCACAG aAGTTTTCTGGTGACCTCATCAAGACAATACGAGCCATGCTAAAACCAAACCCAGAGCTTAGGGTGTCTCCAGA AAACCTTGTAGAAAAGCTACCATACGTCCGTTCGTGTGTTGAAATCAGTGACTCCAGTTCTGTGgaaaagagaaagagacagcTTTTGTCAAAATATGGATGTC AGCCGTTACCGGACACCTTGACTCCGGAGTCGGTGCTGGAACACATGGCGGGCACGATAGACTTCGAGGAGTGTGTGAAGGAGTGCCTGAGCCGGCTCCTCGAGCTGTTCAAGGAGCAGGAGACGATCCTGATGAACGACAACAGCAAGCGCCTCATCGCCCTCGCCATGTCAAACAACATGGCCGACCCATCCATCCAGACCGTCGGCTGTGATGTCCTTGGCAGTCTCGCACTGTCCG CAAAGGCAGGCGATCTCTTGTTTACTCCTGAAATCATCACTGTGATACCGAAGGCTATGCAG GCTCATCCGGACAACTTGGAATTACAGCTGGCATGTGTCACATTGCTGATGGCTTTGTCAGATGCAA aaAGAGCGAGTGTGATCATCGGAGAGTTGGGTGGAATCAAGCTGATCGTGAATGCCATGAGGAACCACTCTGACAGTGCCCAACTGGTGGGGGCATGCTGTCATGCTCTGTGGAGTCTTACTGTCAATG AGGACAACATGTTTGTGGCATCCGAAGAGAAGGCAGTTGTGGAGATAACCACAGCACTGAAACTTCATCAGTTAAATGCTGACGTCGTAGAAGCGGCTTGCGCAGCCATTGTACCCCTTTGCCTTGATG ATTCCATTTTCAAGTATGCCAATGACCTAGACTTGGTTGGGACCATAATAAGTGCCTTAAGTCACCACACCAAAGTGCCAAAGGTTATCAGGAATGGAAGTATGGCATTGGCAAGTCTAAGTGAACCCAATG AGGAATGTGCTTTTCGCATGTTAGCTGGTGAAGAATCCAAAACTGAAACTCCATCTGGCATTCCTGTTATAATGAAGGCGTACGAACTTCACAAAGATAATGCAGAGGTGGTGGAGGCTATTGTTGGACTTTTCGCGGAACTTGCAGAGTATG ATGAGATTAAAGCTGAGATGATTTGCCTGCATGCAGATACTAAACTGCTTTTGGAAATCTGTAAACGCTTCAAGCACTGTAAG AGTATTGTGGATCCTTGTGAAGAAACTCTGAAGAAACTTGATGGAGGAAATGTCACACAGAAGGCAGGAGAAAGTTTCTTCAAGCAAAGTACAAAGTGA
- the LOC121383209 gene encoding serine/threonine kinase-like domain-containing protein STKLD1 isoform X2: MENYRLLERLGKGGQGSVYLAENKTDGSKCVLKKVECQDESDANQAFREALALQKLKHPYVCGYKDFFVMWDKEACAMFLCIVMDYYTDGDLRKFISGYQEKREPIDEEIVKRFLGEIMEALIFVHRQGILHRDLKPSNIFINGDGTLCLGDFGVSTIIGDIRTNTRCPPGTTNYMAPEVANEQYDERSDLWSLGCILFELASTFLYNGSTFAELLKSIQNDDEVLEESLEHIAQKFSGDLIKTIRAMLKPNPELRVSPENLVEKLPYVRSCVEISDSSSVEKRKRQLLSKYGCQPLPDTLTPESVLEHMAGTIDFEECVKECLSRLLELFKEQETILMNDNSKRLIALAMSNNMADPSIQTVGCDVLGSLALSAKAGDLLFTPEIITVIPKAMQAHPDNLELQLACVTLLMALSDAKRASVIIGELGGIKLIVNAMRNHSDSAQLVGACCHALWSLTVNEDNMFVASEEKAVVEITTALKLHQLNADVVEAACAAIVPLCLDDSIFKYANDLDLVGTIISALSHHTKVPKVIRNGSMALASLSEPNEECAFRMLAGEESKTETPSGIPVIMKAYELHKDNAEVVEAIVGLFAELAEYDGICKDLISYKTSDKLNDIRKQYSKNKSIVDPCEETLKKLDGGNVTQKAGESFFKQSTK; encoded by the exons GCTCTTGCTTTACAGAAGCTTAAACATCCCTATGTTTGTGGCTACAAAGATTTCTTTGTTATGTGGGACAAAGAG GCTTGTGCAATGTTCTTGTGCATCGTGATGGACTACTACACAGATGGAGATCTCAGAAAGTTCATCAGTGGATACCAGGAAAAGCGGGAACCCATTGATGAAGAG ATTGTGAAAAGGTTCTTGGGTGAGATTATGGAGGCATTGATTTTTGTACACAGACAAGGAATTCTTCAcag AGACTTGAAGCCTAGTAATATCTTCATCAACGGTGACGGGACGTTGTGTTTGGGAGATTTTGGGGTGTCCACCATTATAGGAGACATCAGAACAAACACCAGATGTCCTCCTG GTACAACTAACTACATGGCCCCCGAGGTTGCTAACGAGCAATACGATGAGCGGAGTGATTTGTGGTCGCTGGGCTGCATCCTGTTTGAGCTGGCCAGCACTTTCCTGTACAATGGATCGACATTTGCCGAGCTGCTCAAGTCCATTCAGAATGACGACGAAGTCCTGGAGGAGTCCCTCGAGCATATTGCACAG aAGTTTTCTGGTGACCTCATCAAGACAATACGAGCCATGCTAAAACCAAACCCAGAGCTTAGGGTGTCTCCAGA AAACCTTGTAGAAAAGCTACCATACGTCCGTTCGTGTGTTGAAATCAGTGACTCCAGTTCTGTGgaaaagagaaagagacagcTTTTGTCAAAATATGGATGTC AGCCGTTACCGGACACCTTGACTCCGGAGTCGGTGCTGGAACACATGGCGGGCACGATAGACTTCGAGGAGTGTGTGAAGGAGTGCCTGAGCCGGCTCCTCGAGCTGTTCAAGGAGCAGGAGACGATCCTGATGAACGACAACAGCAAGCGCCTCATCGCCCTCGCCATGTCAAACAACATGGCCGACCCATCCATCCAGACCGTCGGCTGTGATGTCCTTGGCAGTCTCGCACTGTCCG CAAAGGCAGGCGATCTCTTGTTTACTCCTGAAATCATCACTGTGATACCGAAGGCTATGCAG GCTCATCCGGACAACTTGGAATTACAGCTGGCATGTGTCACATTGCTGATGGCTTTGTCAGATGCAA aaAGAGCGAGTGTGATCATCGGAGAGTTGGGTGGAATCAAGCTGATCGTGAATGCCATGAGGAACCACTCTGACAGTGCCCAACTGGTGGGGGCATGCTGTCATGCTCTGTGGAGTCTTACTGTCAATG AGGACAACATGTTTGTGGCATCCGAAGAGAAGGCAGTTGTGGAGATAACCACAGCACTGAAACTTCATCAGTTAAATGCTGACGTCGTAGAAGCGGCTTGCGCAGCCATTGTACCCCTTTGCCTTGATG ATTCCATTTTCAAGTATGCCAATGACCTAGACTTGGTTGGGACCATAATAAGTGCCTTAAGTCACCACACCAAAGTGCCAAAGGTTATCAGGAATGGAAGTATGGCATTGGCAAGTCTAAGTGAACCCAATG AGGAATGTGCTTTTCGCATGTTAGCTGGTGAAGAATCCAAAACTGAAACTCCATCTGGCATTCCTGTTATAATGAAGGCGTACGAACTTCACAAAGATAATGCAGAGGTGGTGGAGGCTATTGTTGGACTTTTCGCGGAACTTGCAGAGTATG ATGGTATATGCAAAGACTTGATCAGCTACAAAACTTCTGATAAGTTGAATGACATAAGAAAACAGTATTCTAAGAACAAG AGTATTGTGGATCCTTGTGAAGAAACTCTGAAGAAACTTGATGGAGGAAATGTCACACAGAAGGCAGGAGAAAGTTTCTTCAAGCAAAGTACAAAGTGA